In Candidatus Dormiibacterota bacterium, a single window of DNA contains:
- a CDS encoding class I SAM-dependent methyltransferase, with amino-acid sequence MSAYDSYAAEYSAGRTGYSNDLYNTLVGFGLSQRHRILDVGCGSGLASEPLIANNFQITGVDASEPMLAQASREFPDASWTVGRAESLPFQDGSFDAAISAQAFHHFDRTKAIAEMLRVVRPGGMVAIWWKHLTGDDPVKQLRDSVLTDLGSEPKPSGLGGGFKEFYAAPFAEHRLRVLPWRMVTPASKYLQYERSRKSVRDALGSEASRYFDTLDARIHEMFGAGDPLVPLSYLQFVYLAKVAS; translated from the coding sequence ATGAGCGCTTACGACAGCTACGCCGCCGAGTACAGCGCCGGCCGAACCGGTTACTCGAACGATCTCTACAATACGCTGGTGGGCTTTGGGCTTTCGCAGCGGCACCGAATCTTAGACGTGGGCTGCGGTAGCGGTTTGGCGAGCGAGCCGCTGATCGCTAACAACTTCCAAATAACGGGCGTCGACGCTTCCGAACCCATGCTCGCGCAAGCGAGCCGCGAATTTCCGGACGCCTCGTGGACCGTCGGCCGGGCAGAATCGCTACCGTTTCAAGACGGCAGCTTCGATGCCGCCATCAGCGCCCAGGCGTTTCATCACTTCGATCGCACCAAAGCGATTGCGGAAATGCTGCGCGTCGTACGCCCCGGCGGCATGGTCGCGATCTGGTGGAAACACTTGACCGGAGACGATCCCGTGAAACAGCTGCGCGATAGCGTCTTGACGGACTTGGGGTCGGAACCCAAGCCATCCGGGCTCGGCGGCGGATTCAAAGAATTTTACGCCGCTCCGTTTGCGGAGCATCGGTTACGCGTCCTCCCCTGGCGCATGGTGACTCCCGCGAGCAAATACCTCCAGTACGAGCGCTCGCGCAAGAGCGTTCGCGACGCGCTCGGTTCGGAGGCTTCGCGGTATTTCGACACGCTCGACGCACGCATACACGAGATGTTCGGCGCGGGCGACCCGCTCGTGCCGCTCTCCTATCTGCAATTCGTATATCTTGCGAAAGTGGCGTCGTAA
- a CDS encoding deoxyribonuclease IV yields MRIGLHLRMAGGYANAIAHAKSVGCTAMQIFSSNPRSYRTTPVDAAMLASFSEARSAADLDPCVIHTPYLINLASEDPKVQAGSLNLLAHDLEAAAHGNIRYVNTHLGSYGKRDRNEGFAAIVHGLERALDTIAPGVYLVLENSAGAGALAGGTLEELGRFVRAVDHPQLGVCLDTAHAWAAGYEIDSKSGVDRFIDEADTHIGLDRVHIFHFNDTEIPLGGNRDRHWHIGEGRIGFEGFRSLLAHPELREKTAILETPGEDADDLRNMQTILAIQQGALT; encoded by the coding sequence ATGCGCATTGGATTACACCTGCGGATGGCCGGCGGCTACGCGAACGCCATCGCGCATGCCAAGAGCGTGGGCTGCACGGCGATGCAGATATTTTCGAGCAATCCACGCAGCTACCGTACGACGCCGGTCGACGCGGCGATGCTCGCATCGTTCTCGGAGGCCCGCAGCGCAGCGGATCTCGATCCTTGCGTCATCCACACGCCGTACCTTATCAACCTCGCTAGCGAGGATCCGAAAGTGCAGGCCGGTTCGCTCAACCTCCTGGCACACGATCTCGAAGCTGCCGCGCACGGCAACATTCGCTACGTCAACACGCATCTCGGTTCGTATGGCAAGCGCGACCGCAACGAAGGATTCGCGGCCATCGTACATGGGCTCGAACGCGCGCTCGACACCATCGCACCCGGCGTTTATTTGGTGCTCGAAAATTCGGCCGGCGCCGGCGCGCTGGCGGGCGGTACCCTGGAAGAACTGGGACGGTTCGTCCGGGCGGTCGATCACCCCCAACTCGGCGTGTGTCTGGACACCGCCCACGCTTGGGCGGCCGGTTATGAGATCGATTCCAAATCCGGTGTCGATCGCTTCATCGACGAGGCCGATACGCACATCGGCCTAGACCGCGTGCATATCTTTCACTTCAACGACACCGAGATTCCGCTGGGCGGCAATCGCGATCGCCATTGGCACATCGGTGAAGGGCGAATCGGTTTCGAGGGCTTTCGCTCGCTGTTAGCTCACCCCGAACTGCGCGAGAAGACGGCGATTCTGGAAACGCCGGGTGAAGACGCCGACGATCTGCGCAATATGCAGACGATCCTCGCCATCCAACAAGGCGCGCTCACCTAA